In one window of Lynx canadensis isolate LIC74 chromosome A3, mLynCan4.pri.v2, whole genome shotgun sequence DNA:
- the IL1F10 gene encoding interleukin-1 family member 10 isoform X1 — MLFFSILSLCSSHGRRGWWCVRKWLQLRRLKNGQAGMSYILRPEIPLKSKMLVSTHMERFLRRINKDQSPRIARMCSLPMARYYTIKDADQKALYLRGDQLLVGDPSADDCCAEKICILPNRGLDRTKVPIFLGLQGGSRCLACVETEEGPSLQLEDVNIEDLYKGGEQATRFTFFQRSLGSAFRLEAAAWPGWFLCGPAEPQQPVRLAKESEPLACTEFYFEQSR, encoded by the exons ATGCTATTTTTTTCCATCCTATCCTTGTGCTCTAGCCATGGCAGGAGAGGGTGGTGGTGTGTGAGGAAGTGGCTCCAGCTCAGAAGACTGAAGAATGGCCAGGCAGGCATGTCATACATTCTGAGACCCGAGATACCATTAAAATCCAAGATGCTGGTGTCCACTCACATGGAAAGATTCTTACGACGTATTAA cAAGGACCAGTCACCCAGGATTGCAAGAATGTGCTCCCTGCCCATGGCAAGATACTACAC AATTAAGGATGCAGATCAGAAGGCTCTATACTTAAGAGGTGACCAGCTCCTGGTAGGAGATCCCAGTGCGGACGACTGCTGTGCAG agAAGATCTGCATACTTCCCAACAGAGGCCTGGACCGCACCAAAGTCCCCATCTTCCTGGGACTCCAGGGAGGCAGTCGCTGCCTGGCCTGTGTGGAGACAGAAGAGGGGCCTTCCCTGCAGCTGGAG GATGTGAACATCGAGGACCTGTACAAGGGTGGTGAGCAGGCCACACGCTTCACCTTCTTCCAGAGAAGCCTGGGCTCAGCCTTCAGGCTTGAGGCTGCTGCCTGGCCTGGCTGGTTCCTCTGTGGCCCAGCTGAGCCCCAGCAACCAGTACGACTTGCCAAGGAAAGTGAGCCATTGGCCTGCACTGAGTTCTACTTTGAACAGAGTCGGTAG
- the IL1F10 gene encoding interleukin-1 family member 10 isoform X2, with translation MCSLPMARYYTIKDADQKALYLRGDQLLVGDPSADDCCAEKICILPNRGLDRTKVPIFLGLQGGSRCLACVETEEGPSLQLEDVNIEDLYKGGEQATRFTFFQRSLGSAFRLEAAAWPGWFLCGPAEPQQPVRLAKESEPLACTEFYFEQSR, from the exons ATGTGCTCCCTGCCCATGGCAAGATACTACAC AATTAAGGATGCAGATCAGAAGGCTCTATACTTAAGAGGTGACCAGCTCCTGGTAGGAGATCCCAGTGCGGACGACTGCTGTGCAG agAAGATCTGCATACTTCCCAACAGAGGCCTGGACCGCACCAAAGTCCCCATCTTCCTGGGACTCCAGGGAGGCAGTCGCTGCCTGGCCTGTGTGGAGACAGAAGAGGGGCCTTCCCTGCAGCTGGAG GATGTGAACATCGAGGACCTGTACAAGGGTGGTGAGCAGGCCACACGCTTCACCTTCTTCCAGAGAAGCCTGGGCTCAGCCTTCAGGCTTGAGGCTGCTGCCTGGCCTGGCTGGTTCCTCTGTGGCCCAGCTGAGCCCCAGCAACCAGTACGACTTGCCAAGGAAAGTGAGCCATTGGCCTGCACTGAGTTCTACTTTGAACAGAGTCGGTAG